One Candidatus Thioglobus sp. genomic window, ATTTTTTTGAGCAAAAAAAGCTTGCTATAATTTAAATTTGCTTGCTAAATTAGAAGCATATTTTTATTTTAATTTGTAATGAGGAAAATATAATGAAGTTACTAGCAGTGTTATTATTAATGATAGGTACAGCCAATGCTCAGATTACACCTGATTATGCCAAAGAAACCCGTTGGGCTGAGCAGGTAGAAGACGGATTAATGGATGGTGATTCAGTTTGGCTTACTGCCAGTGATCATGAATTTATGGCTATTTACACACCCAGTGAAACTGACACTACAAGAACTGCTGTGGTTGTCCATGGTTTAGGTGTTCATCCTGATTGGGTACAAGTGATTCAACCATTACGTGTCGCTTTAACCACTCAAGGATTTAATACATTGTCTATTCAAATGCCAGTTTTGGCAAATGATGCGCATTCGGGCGAGTATAAACAGGTGCTTGGTCATGCAGATTTGCGTATTAAAGCGGCTGTAGAATACTTAGAGAAAGAAGGTTTAGTGAGTGATGTTTTGGTTGCGCACAGTTTAGGCAGTGTGATGTCAACGCATTATTTGGCTAATTTTGCGCATCCATTCAAGCGTTTTGTGGGAATTGGTATGGGTCCAGCGACTGCTGACTATCTGAAAAAAATTGATATTCCTGTCTTTGACTTGTATGGTGATGAGGATCTTGAATCAGTTCTAAAGAGCGTGAAAGATCGAGCTCATGCATCAAAAAACAACTCAAACTATTTGCAGATGAAGGTTAGCGCTGATCATTTCTTTAATGATAAAGACAGCTTGTTAATTGAATCAGTAGGTACTTGGCTGAAGTAGCTTCACTCTTATTACTCGGCGCATTTTCAGGCTTTATTGCTGGTCTGTTAGGTGTCGGCGGCGGGCTGATTATGGTGCCCGTGATGTTGTATTTATTGGCTGGACAAATTGATCAAGCCATACTCATGCATACAGCAGTTGGTACAGCATTAGCTGCAATTGTCTTTACCTCACTTTCAAGTGTTAGAGCACATCATCAACAGGGCGCTATTCATTGGCATTATTTTAAAAAACTGACGCCGACTATTTTGTTAGGTGCCTTTTGTGGCGCTTTGCTGACTCAGTTGATGAGTTTTGATTTCATGAGACTGTTCTTTGCTATATTTGAGTTGTTAGTAGCGGCCATACTATTTTTTGGTTTGAGTAGTAGCCGGCATATTGATCATTTGGCCAATTGGGTATGGCGATTAACAGGCTACATCATTGGGTTGATTTCAGCGATTGTTGGAATTGGCGGTGGCACCATGACGACACCATTTTTAACCTATAACAATGTTAATATCAAAAATGCTATTGCCACTTCAGCAGCTGTCGGCTTACCGATTGCTATTGCTGGTGCACTAGGTTTTGTTGTCGCTGGTTTGAATATTGAATCTGGCGCAAGTAGTTTGGGATTTATCCATACTCAGGCACTGATTAGCATTGTTGTGATGAGTGTGGTGTTTGCTCCATTGGGTGCTAAAGTTGCTCATCGTGCTGATGGTAAAAAACTCAAAAAATTCTTTGCTTTATTTTTAGCTTTTTTAGGAATTAGCGTTCTAGTTTTTTAGCCT contains:
- a CDS encoding sulfite exporter TauE/SafE family protein, which produces MAEVASLLLLGAFSGFIAGLLGVGGGLIMVPVMLYLLAGQIDQAILMHTAVGTALAAIVFTSLSSVRAHHQQGAIHWHYFKKLTPTILLGAFCGALLTQLMSFDFMRLFFAIFELLVAAILFFGLSSSRHIDHLANWVWRLTGYIIGLISAIVGIGGGTMTTPFLTYNNVNIKNAIATSAAVGLPIAIAGALGFVVAGLNIESGASSLGFIHTQALISIVVMSVVFAPLGAKVAHRADGKKLKKFFALFLAFLGISVLVF
- a CDS encoding alpha/beta hydrolase family protein is translated as MKLLAVLLLMIGTANAQITPDYAKETRWAEQVEDGLMDGDSVWLTASDHEFMAIYTPSETDTTRTAVVVHGLGVHPDWVQVIQPLRVALTTQGFNTLSIQMPVLANDAHSGEYKQVLGHADLRIKAAVEYLEKEGLVSDVLVAHSLGSVMSTHYLANFAHPFKRFVGIGMGPATADYLKKIDIPVFDLYGDEDLESVLKSVKDRAHASKNNSNYLQMKVSADHFFNDKDSLLIESVGTWLK